One region of Macadamia integrifolia cultivar HAES 741 chromosome 11, SCU_Mint_v3, whole genome shotgun sequence genomic DNA includes:
- the LOC122094143 gene encoding alpha-1,3/1,6-mannosyltransferase ALG2 isoform X1, translating to MEKKKGNEFGSLKLNIAIIHPDLGIGGAERLIVDAAVELVSHGHNVHVFTAHHDRARCFEETLAGSFPVTVYGAFLPRHIFYRFHAVCAYLRCIFVTLCMLLFWPSFDVILADQVSIVIPLLRIKKSTKVVFYCHFPDLLLAQHTTALRRIYRKPIDMVEESTTGMADLILVNSRFTASTFANTFKNLDARGFRPAVLYPAVNVEQFDEPYAYKLNFLSINRFERKKNIGLAISAFAMLHALERDVIQGRNLVEVSLTIAGGFDKRLKENVEYLEELKSLAEREGVSDQVTFITSCSTAERNALLSQCLCVLYTPKDEHFGIVPLEAMAAKKPVIACNSGGPVETIKDGVTGFLCDPTPQKFSVAMARFICDPEIAEKMGIAARRHVSESFSTKIFGQRLNKFIINVARVKSD from the exons GTGGAGCTGAAAGGTTAATTGTTGATGCAGCTGTCGAGCTTGTATCCCATGGGCACAATGTTCATGTTTTTACCGCTCACCATGACAGGGCTCGATGTTTTGAGGAGACTCTTGCAG GTAGCTTTCCAGTTACGGTATATGGTGCTTTCCTACCCCGACATATTTTCTATCGGTTTCATGCAGTATGTGCATATTTGCGGTGTATCTTTGTCACTCTCTGCATGCTACTCTTTTGGCCCtcttttgatgttatattggcaGACCAGGTCTCCATTGTCATTCCTTTGTTGAGAATTAAAAAGTCCACGAAG GTTGTATTCTATTGCCATTTTCCTGATCTGTTGCTGGCGCAGCACACAACCGCTCTTAGGAGGATATATCGGAAACCAATTGACATGGTTGAAGAATCAACTACTG GGATGGCAGATCTAATTCTTGTCAACAGCCGATTTACTGCCTCTACTTTTGCCAATACATTTAAGAATCTTGATGCTCGAGGGTTTCGACCTGCTGTCCTTTACCCAGCAGTCAATGTGGAGCAATTTGATGAACCGTATGCTTACAA ATTGAATTTTCTCTCTATCAATcgatttgaaagaaaaaagaacatcGGTTTAGCAATTTCAGCATTTGCAATGCTTCATGCTCTTGAAAGAGATGTTATTCAAGGTCGTAACTTGGTCGAGGTTTCCCTGACTATTGCAG GTGGCTTTGATAAACGCCTCAAGGAGAACGTAGAGTATCTGGAAGAACTTAAAAGCTTAGCAGAAAGGGAGGGAGTTTCTGACCAGGTTACCTTCATCACATCCTGCTCGACAGCAGAAAGGAATGCGCTCCTATCCCAGTGCCTATGTGTCCTCTACACTCCAAAG gATGAACACTTCGGCATTGTTCCCTTGGAGGCAATGGCAGCCAAAAAACCTGTTATTGCATGCAATAGTGGGGGCCCTGTGGAGACTATTAAGGATGGTGTCACAGGGTTCCTTTGTGACCCAACCCCACAGAAGTTCTCAGTGGCTATGGCCAGGTTCATTTGTGATCCTGAGATAGCAGAGAAGATGGGAATAGCAGCTCGGCGACATGTCAGTGAGTCATTCTCTACAAAGATTTTTGGCCAACGGTTGAACAAATTTATTATTAATGTTGCCCGggttaagagtgattag
- the LOC122094143 gene encoding alpha-1,3/1,6-mannosyltransferase ALG2 isoform X2, with translation MEKKKGNEFGSLKLNIAIIHPDLGIAVELVSHGHNVHVFTAHHDRARCFEETLAGSFPVTVYGAFLPRHIFYRFHAVCAYLRCIFVTLCMLLFWPSFDVILADQVSIVIPLLRIKKSTKVVFYCHFPDLLLAQHTTALRRIYRKPIDMVEESTTGMADLILVNSRFTASTFANTFKNLDARGFRPAVLYPAVNVEQFDEPYAYKLNFLSINRFERKKNIGLAISAFAMLHALERDVIQGRNLVEVSLTIAGGFDKRLKENVEYLEELKSLAEREGVSDQVTFITSCSTAERNALLSQCLCVLYTPKDEHFGIVPLEAMAAKKPVIACNSGGPVETIKDGVTGFLCDPTPQKFSVAMARFICDPEIAEKMGIAARRHVSESFSTKIFGQRLNKFIINVARVKSD, from the exons CTGTCGAGCTTGTATCCCATGGGCACAATGTTCATGTTTTTACCGCTCACCATGACAGGGCTCGATGTTTTGAGGAGACTCTTGCAG GTAGCTTTCCAGTTACGGTATATGGTGCTTTCCTACCCCGACATATTTTCTATCGGTTTCATGCAGTATGTGCATATTTGCGGTGTATCTTTGTCACTCTCTGCATGCTACTCTTTTGGCCCtcttttgatgttatattggcaGACCAGGTCTCCATTGTCATTCCTTTGTTGAGAATTAAAAAGTCCACGAAG GTTGTATTCTATTGCCATTTTCCTGATCTGTTGCTGGCGCAGCACACAACCGCTCTTAGGAGGATATATCGGAAACCAATTGACATGGTTGAAGAATCAACTACTG GGATGGCAGATCTAATTCTTGTCAACAGCCGATTTACTGCCTCTACTTTTGCCAATACATTTAAGAATCTTGATGCTCGAGGGTTTCGACCTGCTGTCCTTTACCCAGCAGTCAATGTGGAGCAATTTGATGAACCGTATGCTTACAA ATTGAATTTTCTCTCTATCAATcgatttgaaagaaaaaagaacatcGGTTTAGCAATTTCAGCATTTGCAATGCTTCATGCTCTTGAAAGAGATGTTATTCAAGGTCGTAACTTGGTCGAGGTTTCCCTGACTATTGCAG GTGGCTTTGATAAACGCCTCAAGGAGAACGTAGAGTATCTGGAAGAACTTAAAAGCTTAGCAGAAAGGGAGGGAGTTTCTGACCAGGTTACCTTCATCACATCCTGCTCGACAGCAGAAAGGAATGCGCTCCTATCCCAGTGCCTATGTGTCCTCTACACTCCAAAG gATGAACACTTCGGCATTGTTCCCTTGGAGGCAATGGCAGCCAAAAAACCTGTTATTGCATGCAATAGTGGGGGCCCTGTGGAGACTATTAAGGATGGTGTCACAGGGTTCCTTTGTGACCCAACCCCACAGAAGTTCTCAGTGGCTATGGCCAGGTTCATTTGTGATCCTGAGATAGCAGAGAAGATGGGAATAGCAGCTCGGCGACATGTCAGTGAGTCATTCTCTACAAAGATTTTTGGCCAACGGTTGAACAAATTTATTATTAATGTTGCCCGggttaagagtgattag
- the LOC122093960 gene encoding probable LRR receptor-like serine/threonine-protein kinase At5g45780 isoform X1, whose translation MECVMLCLLLFFFSFFWFPLVQSSDSLLSPKGVNYEVAALMSVKSKLKDTLYVLDGWDINSVDPCTWNMVGCSPDGFVISLEMANMGLSGTLSPNIGNLSHLQTMLLQNNLISGPLPLEIGKLSELQTLDLSGNQFIGEIPSSLGFLTHLSSLRLSKNMFSGHIPRTVANLTGLLFLDLSFNNLSGPTPKILAKGYSVAGNMFLCMPSLLQVCTGASKPLNATNSLPKNSGHHQWVVAMAVGVSCTFVASVVLIVCWMHWCRWSFPFLSYERQVFEFDMGHLQRFSFRELQIATNNFSPKNILGRGGFGVVYKGFLRNKTVVAVKRLKDPNFTGEVQFQTEVEMIGLALHRNLLQLYGFCMTSNERLLVYPYMPNGSVADRLRDHRCEKPSLDWSKRMRISLGAARGLLYLHEQCNPKIIHRDVKAANILLDESFAAVVGDFGLAKLLDQRESHVTTAVRGTVGHIAPEYLSTGQSSEKTDVFGFGILLLELITGQKALDAGNGQVQKGMILDWVRTLYEEKRLEVLVDRDLNGYFDAAELDKAVEVALQCTQSHPSLRPKMSEVLKALESVVGQSGHMEEEHVGNLPGGRKYGFSRNYSDGHEESSFIIEAMELSGPR comes from the exons ATGGAATGCGTTATGCTTTGTCTGCTgctgttcttcttctcctttttctggTTCCCGTTGGTTCAATCGTCGGACAGCTTACTTTCTCCAAAGGGCGTTAACTATGAGG TGGCAGCTTTGATGTCTGTAAAGAGCAAGTTGAAAGATACTCTCTATGTTCTTGATGGATGGGATATTAACTCCGTTGATCCCTGCACTTGGAACATGGTTGGATGCTCCCCTGATGGTTTTGTCATTTCACT TGAAATGGCTAACATGGGCTTGTCTGGTACGCTATCTCCCAACATTGGGAATTTGAGTCACCTTCAAACAAT GTTATTGCAGAATAATCTAATATCTGGTCCTCTCCCTCTCGAGATAGGGAAGCTCTCGGAGCTTCAGACTCTTGATCTTTCAGGAAACCAGTTTATTGGTGAAATCCCTAGCTCTTTGGGCTTTCTGACTCATCTAAGTTCCTT gCGGCTTAGCAAGAATATGTTCTCTGGACACATTCCCAGAACGGTTGCTAATCTTACGGGTCTTCTATTCTT GGATCTGTCATTCAATAATCTTAGTGGTCCCACTCCAAAAATACTTGCAAAAGGATACAG TGTTGCAGGAAATATGTTCCTTTGCATGCCATCACTCTTACAAGTTTGTACTGGTGCTTCAAAACCACTTAATG CCACCAActcattaccaaaaaatagTGGCCATCATCAATGGGTAGTTGCCATGGCTGTGGGTGTCAGCTGCACTTTTGTGGCTTCTGTGGTGCTGATTGTTTGTTGGATGCACTGGTGCAGATGGAGCTTTCCTTTTCTCTCATATG AGAGGCAAGTTTTTGAATTTGACATGGGTCATTTACAGAGGTTCTCCTTTCGTGAACTTCAAATTGCGACCAATAATTTTAGTCCCAAGAACATTTTAGGTCGAGGTGGTTTTGGAGTGGTCTATAAAGGATTTCTCCGGAATAAGACAGTGGTAGCAGTGAAAAGGTTAAAGGATCCAAATTTTACTGGAGAAGTGCAGTTTCAAACTGAAGTAGAGATGATTGGCTTGGCTTTACACAGGAACCTCTTACAGTTGTATGGCTTCTGTATGACGTCCAATGAGCGGTTACTTGTTTATCCATACATGCCAAATGGGAGTGTTGCTGATCGCTTGAGAG ATCATCGTTGTGAAAAACCATCTTTAGATTGGAGCAAACGTATGCGTATCTCCCTTGGAGCTGCTCGTGGATTGTTATACTTACATGAACAGTGTAACCCGAAAATCATTCACAGGGATGTCAAAGCTGCAAATATCTTACTTGATGAAAGTTTTGCGGCTGTTGTGGGGGATTTTGGGCTGGCTAAGCTTTTAGATCAAAGAGAATCACATGTCACTACTGCAGTGCGGGGAACTGTAGGACACATTGCTCCTGAGTATCTTTCTACAGGGCAGTCCTCTGAAAAAACTGATGTATTTGGGTTTGGCATATTGCTTTTGGAACTCATAACAGGGCAAAAAGCATTGGATGCAGGGAATGGTCAGGTTCAAAAGGGAATGATTCTTGACTGG GTTAGGACTTTGTACGAGGAGAAGAGACTGGAAGTGCTAGTAGATAGGGATCTTAATGGATATTTTGATGCGGCTGAACTGGATAAAGCTGTGGAGGTTGCTCTGCAATGTACTCAATCCCATCCAAGCCTCCGCCCAAAGATGTCAGAAGTATTGAAGGCACTGGAAAGTGTGGTTGGACAGTCTggacatatggaagaagagcaCGTTGGGAATCTTCCTGGAGGAAGGAAGTATGGCTTCTCGAGAAATTACAGTGATGGTCATGAAGAATCTTCATTCATCATTGAGGCAATGGAGCTGTCTGGGCCTAGATGA
- the LOC122093960 gene encoding probable LRR receptor-like serine/threonine-protein kinase At5g45780 isoform X2, giving the protein MECVMLCLLLFFFSFFWFPLVQSSDSLLSPKGVNYEVAALMSVKSKLKDTLYVLDGWDINSVDPCTWNMVGCSPDGFVISLEMANMGLSGTLSPNIGNLSHLQTMLLQNNLISGPLPLEIGKLSELQTLDLSGNQFIGEIPSSLGFLTHLSSLRLSKNMFSGHIPRTVANLTGLLFFVAGNMFLCMPSLLQVCTGASKPLNATNSLPKNSGHHQWVVAMAVGVSCTFVASVVLIVCWMHWCRWSFPFLSYERQVFEFDMGHLQRFSFRELQIATNNFSPKNILGRGGFGVVYKGFLRNKTVVAVKRLKDPNFTGEVQFQTEVEMIGLALHRNLLQLYGFCMTSNERLLVYPYMPNGSVADRLRDHRCEKPSLDWSKRMRISLGAARGLLYLHEQCNPKIIHRDVKAANILLDESFAAVVGDFGLAKLLDQRESHVTTAVRGTVGHIAPEYLSTGQSSEKTDVFGFGILLLELITGQKALDAGNGQVQKGMILDWVRTLYEEKRLEVLVDRDLNGYFDAAELDKAVEVALQCTQSHPSLRPKMSEVLKALESVVGQSGHMEEEHVGNLPGGRKYGFSRNYSDGHEESSFIIEAMELSGPR; this is encoded by the exons ATGGAATGCGTTATGCTTTGTCTGCTgctgttcttcttctcctttttctggTTCCCGTTGGTTCAATCGTCGGACAGCTTACTTTCTCCAAAGGGCGTTAACTATGAGG TGGCAGCTTTGATGTCTGTAAAGAGCAAGTTGAAAGATACTCTCTATGTTCTTGATGGATGGGATATTAACTCCGTTGATCCCTGCACTTGGAACATGGTTGGATGCTCCCCTGATGGTTTTGTCATTTCACT TGAAATGGCTAACATGGGCTTGTCTGGTACGCTATCTCCCAACATTGGGAATTTGAGTCACCTTCAAACAAT GTTATTGCAGAATAATCTAATATCTGGTCCTCTCCCTCTCGAGATAGGGAAGCTCTCGGAGCTTCAGACTCTTGATCTTTCAGGAAACCAGTTTATTGGTGAAATCCCTAGCTCTTTGGGCTTTCTGACTCATCTAAGTTCCTT gCGGCTTAGCAAGAATATGTTCTCTGGACACATTCCCAGAACGGTTGCTAATCTTACGGGTCTTCTATTCTT TGTTGCAGGAAATATGTTCCTTTGCATGCCATCACTCTTACAAGTTTGTACTGGTGCTTCAAAACCACTTAATG CCACCAActcattaccaaaaaatagTGGCCATCATCAATGGGTAGTTGCCATGGCTGTGGGTGTCAGCTGCACTTTTGTGGCTTCTGTGGTGCTGATTGTTTGTTGGATGCACTGGTGCAGATGGAGCTTTCCTTTTCTCTCATATG AGAGGCAAGTTTTTGAATTTGACATGGGTCATTTACAGAGGTTCTCCTTTCGTGAACTTCAAATTGCGACCAATAATTTTAGTCCCAAGAACATTTTAGGTCGAGGTGGTTTTGGAGTGGTCTATAAAGGATTTCTCCGGAATAAGACAGTGGTAGCAGTGAAAAGGTTAAAGGATCCAAATTTTACTGGAGAAGTGCAGTTTCAAACTGAAGTAGAGATGATTGGCTTGGCTTTACACAGGAACCTCTTACAGTTGTATGGCTTCTGTATGACGTCCAATGAGCGGTTACTTGTTTATCCATACATGCCAAATGGGAGTGTTGCTGATCGCTTGAGAG ATCATCGTTGTGAAAAACCATCTTTAGATTGGAGCAAACGTATGCGTATCTCCCTTGGAGCTGCTCGTGGATTGTTATACTTACATGAACAGTGTAACCCGAAAATCATTCACAGGGATGTCAAAGCTGCAAATATCTTACTTGATGAAAGTTTTGCGGCTGTTGTGGGGGATTTTGGGCTGGCTAAGCTTTTAGATCAAAGAGAATCACATGTCACTACTGCAGTGCGGGGAACTGTAGGACACATTGCTCCTGAGTATCTTTCTACAGGGCAGTCCTCTGAAAAAACTGATGTATTTGGGTTTGGCATATTGCTTTTGGAACTCATAACAGGGCAAAAAGCATTGGATGCAGGGAATGGTCAGGTTCAAAAGGGAATGATTCTTGACTGG GTTAGGACTTTGTACGAGGAGAAGAGACTGGAAGTGCTAGTAGATAGGGATCTTAATGGATATTTTGATGCGGCTGAACTGGATAAAGCTGTGGAGGTTGCTCTGCAATGTACTCAATCCCATCCAAGCCTCCGCCCAAAGATGTCAGAAGTATTGAAGGCACTGGAAAGTGTGGTTGGACAGTCTggacatatggaagaagagcaCGTTGGGAATCTTCCTGGAGGAAGGAAGTATGGCTTCTCGAGAAATTACAGTGATGGTCATGAAGAATCTTCATTCATCATTGAGGCAATGGAGCTGTCTGGGCCTAGATGA